The uncultured Methanolobus sp. sequence GATTCTTTCAAGGAGGGGCATTCTGCCCCTCCAAAAATCAATACCTGCCATAAAAATAGTTCTTCTGAGCATGTTCTTTTCAAGTGATATCTCCTATGTTGTAAGAGAGATCGAAGAAAGGGAAAGCTTGAGGGGATTTCTAAAAACAAATACAGTATTGTCAACGGCGGAATAAAATTCCTCATTTTCGGCGGTTTAAAAATCCCCAAATACTAATCCTTGAGAAAAACTCAAGGATTGTGGATAATGCTGAAAACAGAGGTGCGACAAGAAGCTGAATTATGGATTGCTGTATGCTATCCTATTTGCTCAGGATATCCCTATTGTAGCATGCATTTTTTGGTAACAAATTTGTGTGAAGCCTGCGAGACAACGTGGAAAGACTGGAAACCTAATTTTGGTCAATCTGCAAGGGAAAGACTATCATGGAGAAACGAAAGTTGAACTATCGTAAGGGTCGTAATCAGCGACAAGTGAAATAGGTTGATACACTTGAACCAAAAGGTAAGAAACCGGATTATACTGGCTCTCTGCACGGTATAATGAGCAAAACGAGTGTTTCCGGCCTACAGATAACTCCTAAAATGGTCATATTATCCATAAATTTAGAACTTGGTAAGTCCCATGTGCTCCTCAAAAAAAAAAAAAAAAAAAAAAAAGAGGTAGGGACTTCGTGAGAAGGAACAATGGCACAGGGGATAGAGGAAACGGTAAAAAGCTAATGACATTCTGTAATGGAATGTATAGAGGTTCAAAATTTGCCTTATCCCGAAAGGGAGCAGACTTGCCGTAGGTGTTCTATTACATGAAAGGAGGCAAACTTATGAATGCAGGATACTCAACGACACCATCAGGTGAGAGGCTTGCAGACAATTCAATCCCGAAATGGGAGAAAATCGACTGGAAAACAGTCGAAAATAACGTTAATAAGCTGCAAACCCGGATTGTAAAAGCAGTTAGACAAAAGAAGTGGCATTTAGTTAAACGGCTACAATACTTGCTTACCAATTCTTTCCATGCCAAATTACTGGCAGTAAAGAAGGTAACACAAAACAGAGGTAAAAGAACAGCTGGAATCGATGGAGAAAAATGGATAACGTCCAACTCCAAGCTGAAAGCTGCTCTGGAACTGTCAGGTAAGAACTACAAGGCCAAACCATTAAGAAGAATCTATATTGAGAAGCCAGGGAAGAAGAAAAAACGACCATTGAGCATCCCTACAATGTCCGACAGAGCGATGCAGGCATTATATGCCCTAGCTCTAAACCCAATAGCAGAAACTACAGCAGACAGAATATCCTATGGATTTCGGAAATATCGAAGTTCACAGGATGCACAAGCTCAATTATTTGTATGCCTGAGTAAAAGAAACTCTGCTCAATGGATTCTGGAAGGGGACATAAAAGGCTGCTTCGATACCATAAATCATGAGTGGCTCCTGAATAATGTCCTTATGGATAAGTCAATATTAAAGCAATTCCTTAAAGCTGGCTATGTGTACAACAGGCATCTGAATCCCACCAAAGCAGGTACTGCGCAAGGTGGACTAATATCTCCAACTTTGGCTAATATCACTCTGGATGGTATGGAAAATGCAATAGCATCCAAATACCATACAAACAAGAGGGGAACTATCAATAAAAACAGATATAACCCACATAAAGTCAATTTTGTGAGATATGCAGACGATTTCATCATCACTGCCGATTCAGAGGAAGTAGCTAAAGATATTGCTGATACTATCAGACTATTCTTAAAGGAAAGAGGACTGGAACTATCTCGTGAGAAAACCCTTATTACTCATATAGACAATGGGTTTGATTTCCTGGGATGGAATTTTCGGAAATACAGCGGTAAACTCCTAATCAAACCCTCGAATAAATCTATTGAGAATATCACAAGAAGTATAAGTAACGTGATTAAGAACGGCAAGGCTTTGTCGCAACGTTCTCTCATTAAGAAACTCAACCCTATTATCACTGGATGGAGCGAATACCATCGCTCAGCAGTTGCTAAAGAGACGTTCAGTAAGCTTGATTTCAGATTATGGAATATGCTATGGACGTGGGCTAAAAGGCGACATCCGAACAAATCTCACCAATGGATAGTAAATCGATATTGGCATAGGATAGGGTCAAGGAACTGGGTATTCTCTGCAGAGGGGCTTAAACTTAAAATCTTCTCGGATACGAAGATAATAAGACATCCGTGTATAAAAATGGATAAGAACCCCTACGTAGACAAAGAATATTTCAAATGGAGAACAAACTATCTGAGAAAGCAGAAACAAGTGTCGTTGGAGTAAGTGTCACGAAAGTCTAACAGCCGCCTGATACAGAAAGGGTTATAGAATGCTTGAGCCGTGATGAAGGGAAACTTTCACGTCCGGTTCTTAGAAGAGGGAGAGCGAGCAATCGCTCTTTCTTATTCGACGAATGGTTAGTGATACAAGACTTAAATTCGCAAGGCTTTAACGTAAGTGAGATATCCAGACAAACCGGTTATGACAGAAAAACAGTAAAGAAATACCTTGATCTGAAAACTGTGCCTCAGGCACAGAAACGTGAGGGAAGAGGCAGCAAACTTGATCCTTACAAACCTTACATTCTTGAGAAGCTCAATAGCGGACCTTATACTGCATCCCGATTATTTCGTGAAATAAAAAAAATGGGTTTTGATGGCGGTTATACAATTGTTAAGGATTATGTGAGAGAAATAAGGCCTAAACAGGCAGTACCTGCGGTACTGCGTTATGAGACAAAGCCAGGTGTTCAGTCTCAGGTAGATTGGGCAGAAATGGCATCAATAGAAGTTGGAGAAAAGACATCAAGAATCTACTGTTTCAACATGATACTGGGATATTCCAGGATGAGGTATATCGAATTCACCCTGAGCATGGATACTGCCACCCTCATTCAATGTCATATCAATGCTTTCCAATACTTCGGAGGATGTACACAGGAGATCCTCTATGACAACATGAAACAGGTTGTCATCAAAAGAGCTTTAAAGGCATCGAATTCACAATGGAACTCACAGTTTGAGGATTTCTTCAAGCACTATGGATTCATCCCACGATTATGCAGACCTTACAGACCTCAGACAAAAGGAAAGATTGAAAATACTGTTGGGTATGTAAAACGGGATCTGTTCCTTGGAATAAATTTTGTATCAATGAACGATCTGAATGAACAGGCTCTCAAATGGCTGGAAAGGGTCAATTCTACCGTACATGGGACTACCCATGAGATTCCACTGGATCGGTTCAAAATCGAGGAATTACTGCCTCTTAACCAACATCCTTACAGGATGGTCAGAAAAGAGAAGAGAATGGTTTCAAGAGACTGTTACGTTTCATATAGGGGGAACAAATATTCTGTTCCATATAGATTTGCAGGAAGATTATCTGAGGTACATATAGGAGAAGGGAAGTTACAGATCTATGTTGATAATGAACAGCTATGCGAACATGAGATCATTCCTGGAAATAGCAGAGTGGTCAGGAATAAAGAACACTTTGCTGGATTATTAAGTGAGATACTAAAACAGAATTCACAATGCAGGAAACCTCCTCAAACACCTGTCAGGATGTCTGATGTAGAGGTTGAGAAGAGACCTCTTGATGTTTATGATGCATTCTGTGAAGGGGGTTCAGCATGAACCCTCTGATCTATGACAGATTACATAGTAACCTGTTGTATCTGAAATTGAATACTGTGGAGCAGACATTAGATAATTATCTGGAACTTGCTGCAAAGGATGGTAGAACAACAATGGAGGTTCTTGATCATCTTTTTGAGCAGGAAAGAAAACACAGGGAAGCTGCTGCAATTGGGAGAAGAACTAAACTTGCTGTGTTCCCGATAAGAAAAACACTGGATGAATTCGATCTAGATTTCCAGTTATCAATTGATAGAGCTGTTATCGATGATCTGGCTACTCTGAGATTTGTTCACAATGAAGAGAATGTTGTACTGCTTGGTCCTCCGGGAGTGGGAAAAACACATCTTGCAATTGCCCTTGGAATGGAAACTGTAAAAGCAGGTTTTTCTGTTTATTTCATCAATGCAGGAAACCTTATTGAGAGGTTGAAAAAGGCAAATAGGGAAGGAATTCTTGAGAAGAAGCTCAGGGAATTCACCCGATACAAGTTACTCATTATCGATGAAATGGGCTATCTCCCTTTTGATGAAGAGGGTGCTCATTGCTTCTTTCAATTGATATCCAAACGCTATGAAAGGAGTTCTACAATCTTTACTTCAAATAAATCATATGGTCAGTGGGGTGAGATATTCCAGGACAATGTGATTGCGTCTGCTGTTCTTGACAGGATATTACATCACTGTACTACGATCAATATCAAAGGTGAAAGTTACAGGCTAAAGGACAGGAGAAAAGTGGGATTGCAAATAGGGAAACTGTAACATTTTATTATGTATGTAGGGGGGTGTAGAGTTAATTTTATATCAAAAGGTGGGGAATTTTATACCGCCGAAAGTGGGGAAAATTAAACCGGCGATGACATGTTTGTTTCGTAACCATAAACACTTCTGTTTTTTATATTTTCTTCATCGTCTAAATTGAAATTATTTTGATTTTGAGAATTGTGATTTTTGTTTCTCTTATTTAGGTGTTTATTTATTTTTCGTTTTACCGAGGCTGTCAAAAACTTTGGTGTTAAACTTTTTTGGATATGTTCCCCTCCCAATATCCTCTTTTTACGCTTAAATAGTTCAACATTCCATCTGGTGTTTTAAATATCCTTTTCAATGAATCTGGTAACGTTTGTCGATAATAGTTCTCAATAGGATTTGTTGTTTTTGAAACCATTTCATCCACCATAAACCAAGTCAACCTTTCGAAGTCTTTTACAATTTTATCTATTGATTTATGAAGTAATTGAGGAATCTCCTCTATATTACTGATTATCTCTTGAAGTCTGTTGATTGCGATATTTATATCGTATGTTCTAAATACTTCCTTGATCTTTGTAAATGCCAAACATAAGCTGATCTTTTCCCTGGGGCCAATAAATTTTGATTTTAGTTTTTTATACACATCTTTCCCAATAAGCTTGTACAGATGAAATATGCAAAGCTGATGCTTGATTTTTAGTTCATCCATAATTGATTTGTATTTTCTTCGGTGGTCGGTTGAAATGGCATGAAGAGGCT is a genomic window containing:
- the ltrA gene encoding group II intron reverse transcriptase/maturase — translated: MKGGKLMNAGYSTTPSGERLADNSIPKWEKIDWKTVENNVNKLQTRIVKAVRQKKWHLVKRLQYLLTNSFHAKLLAVKKVTQNRGKRTAGIDGEKWITSNSKLKAALELSGKNYKAKPLRRIYIEKPGKKKKRPLSIPTMSDRAMQALYALALNPIAETTADRISYGFRKYRSSQDAQAQLFVCLSKRNSAQWILEGDIKGCFDTINHEWLLNNVLMDKSILKQFLKAGYVYNRHLNPTKAGTAQGGLISPTLANITLDGMENAIASKYHTNKRGTINKNRYNPHKVNFVRYADDFIITADSEEVAKDIADTIRLFLKERGLELSREKTLITHIDNGFDFLGWNFRKYSGKLLIKPSNKSIENITRSISNVIKNGKALSQRSLIKKLNPIITGWSEYHRSAVAKETFSKLDFRLWNMLWTWAKRRHPNKSHQWIVNRYWHRIGSRNWVFSAEGLKLKIFSDTKIIRHPCIKMDKNPYVDKEYFKWRTNYLRKQKQVSLE
- the istA gene encoding IS21 family transposase — translated: MIQDLNSQGFNVSEISRQTGYDRKTVKKYLDLKTVPQAQKREGRGSKLDPYKPYILEKLNSGPYTASRLFREIKKMGFDGGYTIVKDYVREIRPKQAVPAVLRYETKPGVQSQVDWAEMASIEVGEKTSRIYCFNMILGYSRMRYIEFTLSMDTATLIQCHINAFQYFGGCTQEILYDNMKQVVIKRALKASNSQWNSQFEDFFKHYGFIPRLCRPYRPQTKGKIENTVGYVKRDLFLGINFVSMNDLNEQALKWLERVNSTVHGTTHEIPLDRFKIEELLPLNQHPYRMVRKEKRMVSRDCYVSYRGNKYSVPYRFAGRLSEVHIGEGKLQIYVDNEQLCEHEIIPGNSRVVRNKEHFAGLLSEILKQNSQCRKPPQTPVRMSDVEVEKRPLDVYDAFCEGGSA
- the istB gene encoding IS21-like element helper ATPase IstB, translated to MNPLIYDRLHSNLLYLKLNTVEQTLDNYLELAAKDGRTTMEVLDHLFEQERKHREAAAIGRRTKLAVFPIRKTLDEFDLDFQLSIDRAVIDDLATLRFVHNEENVVLLGPPGVGKTHLAIALGMETVKAGFSVYFINAGNLIERLKKANREGILEKKLREFTRYKLLIIDEMGYLPFDEEGAHCFFQLISKRYERSSTIFTSNKSYGQWGEIFQDNVIASAVLDRILHHCTTINIKGESYRLKDRRKVGLQIGKL